The following proteins are co-located in the Streptomyces sp. DT2A-34 genome:
- a CDS encoding Rid family hydrolase — protein sequence MGWTKMRQTVPAGTPYADAYGYSRAVRVANQIHVSGTTAQPPDLDGSDAYQQAKAALAIIEAALKEVGSGLGSVVRTVVYVTDIADGELIAKAHQEAFGQVYPASTLVEISRLTDPRMKVEIEVYAVEAN from the coding sequence ATGGGATGGACGAAGATGAGACAGACCGTGCCGGCTGGCACACCGTACGCGGATGCGTACGGATACAGCCGCGCTGTGAGAGTGGCCAACCAGATACATGTGTCCGGCACCACGGCGCAGCCGCCGGACCTGGACGGAAGCGATGCCTACCAGCAGGCCAAGGCCGCGCTGGCAATCATCGAGGCCGCGCTGAAAGAGGTGGGTTCCGGCCTGGGCTCAGTGGTCCGGACCGTTGTCTACGTGACCGACATCGCCGACGGGGAACTGATCGCGAAGGCCCACCAGGAGGCGTTCGGGCAGGTGTATCCGGCGTCCACCCTCGTGGAGATATCCAGACTGACCGACCCGCGGATGAAGGTGGAGATCGAGGTCTACGCCGTCGAGGCGAACTGA
- a CDS encoding AraC family transcriptional regulator, with protein sequence MSDAPVPPPPLKTSRGVSATIQPGILRYLIRVAEEHGVDLRPELTRLGLDEAVMRSAALRVSYRQGSAVIRRAVELTGDEHLGLRVGSAQQLTAWGMLGFAQMASETLQDAIETGVRYQNLSGSMVVWSVRSEDTGYVMWADLPDPAVDPAVATFLVEEAFSSVVTLTRLSTGPEFAPQAVEFAFPAPRDTELLAELFRCPMRFSADRNRMVLPNRWAHTAMPGRDPVTYAAVVEVLDAQTASRRAQQDLLEVLEISIAQSLPVVPSFAEQARRHASSERTLRRRLAECGTTYEAIVDGVRRERVEQLLLRPESTLRDVARQAGFSDVSALRRAVRRWHGVAPMQLRGDIARSAVPLATPAQPAETNA encoded by the coding sequence ATGTCCGACGCTCCCGTCCCGCCGCCCCCACTGAAAACCAGTCGCGGCGTCTCGGCCACCATCCAGCCGGGCATCCTGCGCTACCTCATCCGGGTCGCCGAAGAGCACGGTGTCGACCTCCGGCCCGAGCTGACCCGCCTGGGCCTGGACGAAGCGGTGATGCGGTCCGCCGCTCTGCGGGTCTCCTACCGGCAGGGCAGCGCCGTCATCCGCCGCGCGGTGGAACTGACCGGGGACGAGCACCTGGGACTGCGGGTGGGTTCCGCACAGCAGTTGACCGCGTGGGGGATGCTCGGCTTCGCCCAGATGGCCAGCGAAACCCTTCAGGACGCCATCGAGACAGGGGTGCGGTACCAGAACCTGTCGGGATCGATGGTCGTCTGGTCGGTCCGGTCCGAGGACACCGGCTATGTGATGTGGGCGGACCTGCCCGACCCTGCCGTGGATCCGGCCGTCGCGACCTTCCTCGTCGAGGAGGCGTTCTCGAGCGTCGTCACCCTGACGCGCCTGTCCACCGGCCCCGAATTCGCGCCGCAGGCCGTCGAGTTCGCCTTTCCCGCCCCGCGGGACACAGAGTTGCTCGCCGAACTGTTCCGCTGCCCGATGCGCTTCTCGGCCGACCGCAACCGCATGGTGTTGCCGAACCGATGGGCGCATACGGCGATGCCGGGCCGGGACCCGGTCACGTACGCCGCCGTGGTGGAAGTGCTGGACGCTCAGACGGCTTCGCGTCGCGCCCAGCAGGACCTGCTGGAAGTGCTGGAGATTTCCATCGCGCAGAGCCTCCCGGTGGTTCCGTCCTTCGCCGAGCAGGCTCGCCGGCACGCCTCCAGCGAGCGCACTCTGCGCCGTCGCCTGGCCGAATGCGGCACGACGTACGAGGCGATCGTCGACGGCGTGCGCCGCGAACGGGTCGAACAACTGCTGCTCAGACCGGAATCGACTCTTCGTGACGTCGCCCGCCAGGCGGGCTTCTCCGACGTGAGCGCCCTGCGGCGAGCGGTCCGCCGCTGGCACGGCGTGGCCCCGATGCAGTTGCGCGGGGATATCGCGAGAAGTGCCGTTCCGTTGGCAACGCCTGCACAACCCGCTGAGACAAATGCATAA
- a CDS encoding MFS transporter, giving the protein MSTSKRSDGTGLPVRARRVTATVFAAQGAAVAAVTTTMPAVKEHLGLSPLLITALTVALALSAGVGSFAGLFMIRRVGPVAAMRVSTLLAAAVLLLIGWAPNQATAMVAYPLFGLAVGGIDVSVNTRAAAVERAYGRSIFASFYAAWSAVGVLAALLTAGTARLGWAVEHILTAHAVLVLILALTIRTHPVPSASAPPVEPDAPVSLGLKVWVRLAPFGIVLLIAYVIDSTVSTWSTVYLRDTLAASLAVAPLAFAAYQVGTVAGRACGDLLIRRFGPPTVIRGAALTTAVAMAGLAAAPTWHYAVVAAGCAGVGVAAFAPLCLASAGRLLPEAAESVLARMNTFNYLGVLIGGAVSGLLGSTGHFRLAYAVPACLALVLLVAARAFRAPASVPVPHAAETRMAPA; this is encoded by the coding sequence ATGTCGACTTCCAAGCGGTCCGACGGCACGGGCCTGCCCGTACGGGCCCGACGCGTCACGGCGACCGTGTTCGCCGCCCAGGGCGCGGCCGTGGCCGCAGTGACCACCACCATGCCGGCTGTCAAAGAACATCTTGGTCTCTCCCCCCTGCTGATCACGGCGCTGACGGTCGCCCTGGCACTGAGCGCCGGTGTGGGGAGCTTCGCCGGACTGTTCATGATCCGCCGCGTCGGCCCGGTCGCCGCCATGCGCGTCTCGACTCTGCTGGCCGCGGCCGTCCTCCTGCTCATCGGCTGGGCCCCGAACCAGGCCACCGCGATGGTCGCCTACCCGCTGTTCGGACTGGCGGTGGGCGGAATCGACGTCTCCGTCAACACGCGGGCCGCAGCCGTCGAGCGCGCGTACGGGCGCAGCATCTTCGCCTCGTTCTACGCCGCCTGGAGCGCCGTCGGTGTGCTGGCCGCGCTGCTGACGGCGGGAACGGCGCGCCTCGGCTGGGCGGTTGAGCACATCCTGACCGCGCACGCCGTCCTCGTGCTGATCCTCGCCCTGACCATCCGCACCCACCCTGTCCCGTCGGCTTCCGCGCCTCCGGTCGAGCCGGACGCGCCGGTGTCCCTCGGGCTCAAGGTGTGGGTCAGGCTTGCCCCGTTCGGCATCGTGCTGCTGATCGCCTACGTCATCGACTCCACGGTCTCGACCTGGTCGACCGTCTATCTTCGCGACACGCTGGCGGCCTCACTGGCGGTGGCGCCCCTGGCTTTTGCCGCCTACCAGGTGGGCACCGTCGCAGGGAGGGCATGCGGCGACCTCCTGATCCGCAGGTTCGGACCGCCGACCGTGATCCGCGGCGCCGCCCTGACCACGGCGGTCGCCATGGCGGGACTGGCGGCCGCTCCCACCTGGCACTACGCGGTCGTGGCCGCGGGATGCGCCGGCGTGGGAGTCGCCGCGTTCGCGCCGCTGTGCCTCGCTTCGGCAGGAAGACTGCTGCCCGAGGCTGCCGAGTCGGTCCTGGCCCGCATGAACACCTTCAACTACCTGGGCGTGCTCATCGGCGGCGCGGTCAGCGGGCTGCTCGGCTCGACCGGCCACTTCCGGCTTGCCTACGCCGTTCCCGCCTGCCTGGCGCTGGTGCTGCTTGTGGCGGCCCGCGCTTTCAGGGCCCCGGCCTCCGTCCCGGTTCCCCATGCCGCCGAGACCCGAATGGCTCCGGCTTGA
- a CDS encoding GntR family transcriptional regulator: MTTGPHVRAQLPALQRVSTVEAVATTLRDQILDGNLPAGQPLREADLSEQLRVSRHSVRVALSNLTHEGLVRHEPNRGAFVRDMSTHEIADCYRLRSILELEAARTLCGDTAALSRARAAVQRLVDTPTDSPWAAQREADLAFHRELVDALGSPLISRTYESLMMELRLCFLVEGVKDKDPEVIAQTHVALLEILESGDVDEAVRVLTEHLDSSRDDAIEALRSRHEA, encoded by the coding sequence ATGACAACGGGTCCCCATGTCAGAGCGCAGTTGCCCGCCCTACAGCGGGTGTCCACCGTCGAGGCGGTCGCCACCACCCTTCGTGACCAGATCCTGGACGGGAATCTGCCGGCCGGTCAGCCGCTGCGCGAGGCCGACTTGAGTGAGCAACTCCGCGTCAGCCGCCACTCGGTCCGTGTCGCGCTGTCGAACCTGACCCATGAGGGTCTGGTACGGCATGAGCCCAATCGCGGTGCCTTCGTTCGCGACATGAGCACACACGAGATCGCGGACTGCTACCGGCTTCGTTCCATTCTCGAGTTGGAGGCCGCTCGGACACTCTGCGGAGACACAGCGGCCCTTTCGCGTGCGCGCGCCGCCGTGCAGCGCCTGGTCGACACACCCACCGACTCGCCCTGGGCGGCCCAACGCGAGGCCGATCTGGCCTTCCACCGCGAGCTCGTCGACGCACTCGGTAGCCCTCTCATCTCGCGCACCTACGAGTCGCTGATGATGGAGCTTCGGCTCTGCTTCCTCGTGGAAGGCGTCAAGGACAAGGATCCGGAGGTCATCGCGCAGACGCATGTAGCTCTGCTGGAGATCCTGGAGAGCGGTGACGTCGACGAGGCGGTCCGGGTGCTGACCGAACACCTCGATTCGTCGCGGGACGACGCGATCGAGGCGCTGCGGTCGCGTCACGAGGCTTAG